TAGTGGCGGGCGCCGCCGAGGTCGGACTTTGCGGCGCCGGACGATTTTGACGGGGGATCGCGGGATAATAGTTCGGACGTTCCGCCACAACCGGCGGCCGCGTCGCCATGGCTCCCGGTTGCGGTGGCAGCGGCGCAGCGGTGGGCAGCGGTGCGGCCGACGCACTATCCGGGACCGTCATCCGCGGGACTTGCAACGCGGGCGCGGGTGCCGGCGGAGCGTTCGGGTTGACGGGCAGATTCCCCACATAGCGACGTGCCGGCGCCGCACCACGCCGCGGCGCTGAGGCCATCGGACCTTCGGTCGAGGGATCCGTCGGCATCGGGGCGCTCGGCGGCACGGTTTCTGGCGCCGTCATCGGGGTCGGCGTCATTTCGCCCGGCGTCATCATCCCTTCGACGCTGCCCGGCCCGTAGCCCGGAGAGGTAATCGGCACGCCCATGCCGCTGCTGGCATCGCCGTTGAGGCAATGGGCACAGTGGCCACAACGGCCATCGGCACAACACGGCACTTCGATCATGCCCTTCCAGTACAGCTCGCAATCGCTCGGGGCGCAGGTGTCATAGCCGGGGCCGCCGGGCGGAACCTGGTGCGGCTCCATCGCGTCGACCAGTTCGGGCGTGACCATGATCAGCAACTCGATTTCGTTCGTCGTCGAGCTGTTGCGGCGAAACATGGCCCCGACATAGGGGAGGTCCGCCAGATAAGGCAACCCGCGGCTGCGGCCTTCGGTACGCAACTGCACCAAGCCGGCAATGGCCAGGGTTTGCCCGGCCCGCATCTCGACGCCCGTCTCGACTTCGCGGACACGCAGACCCGGGATGGCGATTTCGTTGATCACCACGCTGCGGGTATTGTCGATTTCGCTCACGCGCGGGCGCACCTCGAGTCGGATGCGGCCGTTGCCCAGCACGATCGGCACGAAGTCCAACTGCGTGCCGTATTTCTTGTATTGAATCGAGACCGTACCCAGGCTCTGCGGTACCAGGATCGGGAATTCGCCGCCGACGTTGAACGACGAAGGCCGGCCGCTGATCGTCACCAGGTTGGGCTCGGCCATGACCTTGAGCAAGTTGTTTTCGCGCAAGGCCTCGAGGAACCCGAAGAACGAGTTGCCGCCGTTGACGACGCCCAAGGTGAGCGTCTCGCCGCCGGTTGTCTTGACGGTTTGCGTCGCTGCGGAGAAGCCGTTGAGCACGCCGCTGATGCCCGACACGACGAAGTCGTTCGCGTTGATCTCGGCGAAATCCACACCCAAGGTGCGCAGCTTGGTGCGAGAGACTTCCATCACCTTGACGTGCAGCAAGACCTGTTGCACCCCGCCGACGGCGATGTTGTTGATCACCTTCGGGTGATAATCCTCGGCGATCTGAATGACGCGGTTGACGATGTCAGGGCGATCGACGTAGCCGGAGACAATCACGCTGTTCGACAGAGGAATCACGCGCAGCGTGCTCTTGGGGAACTGTGTTTGCAGCACCATTTGCAGCTCTTGCGCGTCGCCGAACACGATCACGTCGACCGTGTGAATGCCGTCGTTCTCGTCCCAGAGATTGACCTGCGTCACGCCGGGCTTCTTGGCCAGGACCTGCACCTGGTTGGGCGACAGCGGCGTGATCTCGAGGACCTCCGGGTTGTTCACCTGGGCCTTCGGGATCTTCTGATCGAGCGTCAGGATGCGGCTGGTATTGACCGTCATCTCGAGCCGTTCGCTGGCATTCTGCAGGTTCACGACCAGCGGCTGCCGTGCGAGCTGTGCGTCGGGGCCATGGGCCGCATCTTCCAGCGGCGATTGTGCAACCGCGGCGCGAACGAGCGCGCCCGCGGCCAGTGCCGTGAATAGGGCCATGCGCACGGCCCGGGG
This region of Pirellulales bacterium genomic DNA includes:
- a CDS encoding pilus assembly protein N-terminal domain-containing protein is translated as MLTLQLTRPRAVRMALFTALAAGALVRAAVAQSPLEDAAHGPDAQLARQPLVVNLQNASERLEMTVNTSRILTLDQKIPKAQVNNPEVLEITPLSPNQVQVLAKKPGVTQVNLWDENDGIHTVDVIVFGDAQELQMVLQTQFPKSTLRVIPLSNSVIVSGYVDRPDIVNRVIQIAEDYHPKVINNIAVGGVQQVLLHVKVMEVSRTKLRTLGVDFAEINANDFVVSGISGVLNGFSAATQTVKTTGGETLTLGVVNGGNSFFGFLEALRENNLLKVMAEPNLVTISGRPSSFNVGGEFPILVPQSLGTVSIQYKKYGTQLDFVPIVLGNGRIRLEVRPRVSEIDNTRSVVINEIAIPGLRVREVETGVEMRAGQTLAIAGLVQLRTEGRSRGLPYLADLPYVGAMFRRNSSTTNEIELLIMVTPELVDAMEPHQVPPGGPGYDTCAPSDCELYWKGMIEVPCCADGRCGHCAHCLNGDASSGMGVPITSPGYGPGSVEGMMTPGEMTPTPMTAPETVPPSAPMPTDPSTEGPMASAPRRGAAPARRYVGNLPVNPNAPPAPAPALQVPRMTVPDSASAAPLPTAAPLPPQPGAMATRPPVVAERPNYYPAIPRQNRPAPQSPTSAAPATSGGALPAAPEPPKFIGPIGYDFE